CCAACACTTTCATACGATGACCACGTTTATTACAGAACAGGTAGGCGCAATGCGGTTTGATGTAGCCAAAGGCTCTCACCACCTGAGCCATGACAGTATCCATACCTGCACGCATGTCCATGGGCTGGGTAGAGAGCCAAATTTCATCAATGCGGATCATGTTGCCAGTGCCTTGAGTAATTCTGCCAAGGCAGGTATTTCTGATGTCTGCCATTTTAGCTGAATATCATTATTCGTATGAGGCACGGTGATACACAACGTGATCCTCTCATCAATAGGTTGGCTGATTGCAGCAGTGTAAGGCAAAGCAATAAATGCTGGATTCACATGAGTAGGATCCTGCACGGCACCCTCATGATGGCTGAAGATCCTGATCCAACGACTGACAAGGTTGGCATTAATACTATGTTGCAGTGCGACCGAAGCGATCGAGGTATTAGGATTTTTGCAGGCATTGACAATACTGAGTTTGAATTCTTTGCTGTATGATCTGCGTTTTTTAGCAACAGGAGGTGTTGCTGAATATATATCCATGTTCATGGATTAAGTCCCCACTTGTTTTTAGGTGGGGACTAAATTAAGGCTTATAGGATCGCTTGGTAAGGCTGTGTTAGCCGGATGCTTACTTTCTTTTACCTTAATAACGGATTTGTTTAACGGCAGCATACTTTTTGAAACACCACCAAACTATTTATATTCCACCAGCATATAAATTTCCCTATCGGAAAATCTGATAGGAATTGATTATTTTGATACAAAACGTGAAAACTGGGAGTGATTATATGGACATATATAATATTTCCGGATAAATATAAACCACTC
The Acinetobacter sp. 10FS3-1 DNA segment above includes these coding regions:
- a CDS encoding transposase; amino-acid sequence: MNMDIYSATPPVAKKRRSYSKEFKLSIVNACKNPNTSIASVALQHSINANLVSRWIRIFSHHEGAVQDPTHVNPAFIALPYTAAISQPIDERITLCITVPHTNNDIQLKWQTSEIPALAELLKALAT